A region from the Rhodothermia bacterium genome encodes:
- a CDS encoding C40 family peptidase, with protein MVLSRILSALSLVVLVANASVGSASAAVVETSRSVERLVMEMPGPKPMPISRAKAMLRAMPDKWRGVPYRFGGTSRRGIDCSAFVQQVVQDVFDVAVPRNTSGQSGAGERVSRSQLQPGDLILFSSRYSSSGRHVGIYVGDNEFLHISSTRNRVVIANLDSYGNSPGLRFSQARRVVKLDADEPNFELPEDTNPFTLPMIATKTMQRVVLAGNTAF; from the coding sequence ATGGTATTATCCCGAATTTTGTCTGCTCTTAGTTTGGTTGTGTTGGTGGCAAATGCAAGCGTTGGAAGTGCATCTGCCGCTGTTGTCGAAACAAGTCGTTCAGTTGAAAGATTGGTAATGGAAATGCCCGGCCCTAAACCGATGCCGATCTCTCGTGCCAAGGCCATGCTTCGTGCAATGCCTGATAAATGGCGCGGCGTTCCGTATCGCTTTGGGGGAACTTCCCGGCGTGGCATAGACTGCTCGGCTTTCGTACAACAAGTGGTGCAAGATGTTTTTGACGTTGCAGTCCCACGCAATACAAGTGGACAATCAGGAGCAGGTGAACGTGTTTCCAGAAGCCAACTACAACCCGGCGATCTGATTCTTTTTTCCTCCCGCTACAGCAGCAGTGGCCGCCATGTGGGTATTTATGTGGGCGATAACGAATTCCTTCACATTTCTTCCACCCGCAACCGTGTGGTTATTGCCAACTTAGACAGCTACGGCAATTCTCCCGGCCTTCGTTTTTCACAAGCACGCCGCGTGGTGAAACTGGATGCCGATGAACCTAACTTTGAATTGCCAGAAGATACCAACCCATTCACACTCCCGATGATTGCTACCAAAACCATGCAACGGGTCGTGCTCGCAGGAAATAC